The Gadus macrocephalus chromosome 20, ASM3116895v1 genome includes a region encoding these proteins:
- the sec22a gene encoding vesicle-trafficking protein SEC22a: MSMVLFASVVRVGDGLPLSASTDYEQDKELQETKKHLKGLSKKLGQFPDRCTVKIGQFNVNFTSSLGVGYLMVCTENYPSVLAFCYLDELQKEFIVTYDTKRINSAVRPYSFIEFDTFIQKTKQRYNSPRSLSTKINLSDMQTEIRLRPPYQLSREDLSSINGFSLHTPSKYKGIAPTQMLDPVTLPGIVSCVLSVLCGGLNLLRGVHAIESILQNDDEDFNYVIAFFLGTAACLYQCYLFAYFSIWRTSKSFLALGLICLSNMYLSGLRNVWQILFHIAVGAFMTLQVWLRQPLGKAPDYNV, from the exons ATGTCAATGGTGCTGTTTGCGTCAGTCGTAAGGGTCGGGGACGGCCTCCCACTCTCTGCGTCCACAGACTACGAACAGGACAAGGAGCTTCAGGAGACCAAGAAGCACCTCAAGGGCCTCTCCAAAAAGCTCGGACAGTTCCCTGACCGCTGCACAGTCAAGATCGGCCAGTTCAATGTCAA CTTCACCAGCTCGCTGGGCGTAGGCTACCTGATGGTTTGCACAGAGAACTACCCCAGCGTGCTGGCCTTCTGCTACCTGGATGAGCTGCAGAAGGAGTTCATCGTCACCTACGACACCAAGCGCATCAACAGCGCCGTGAGGCCCTACTCCTTCATCGAGTTTG ACACCTTCATCCAGAAGACCAAGCAGCGCTACAACAGCCCGCGCTCGCTGTCCACCAAGATCAACCTCTCCGACATGCAGACGGAGATCCGGCTGCGGCCGCCCTACCAGCTCTCCCGCGAGGACCTGAGCTCCATCAACGGCTTCTCCCTGCACACGCCCTCCAAGTACAAGGGCATCG CGCCCACTCAGATGCTGGATCCCGTGACCTTGCCGGGGATCGTGTCGTGCGTGCTCAGCGTCCTCTGCGGGGGGCTGAACCTGCTGCGAGGTGTCCACGCTATAGAGAGCATCCTGCAG AACGATGACGAAGACTTTAATTACGTGATTGCCTTCTTCCTGGGCACGGCCGCCTGCCTCTATCAG TGTTACCTGTTTGCCTACTTCTCCATCTGGCGGACCAGCAAGAGCTTCCTGGCGCTGGGCCTCATCTGCCTGAGCAACATGTACCTGTCCGGGCTGAGGAACGTGTGGCAGATCCTCTTCCACATTGCGGTGGGCGCCTTCATGACTCTGCAGGTCTGGCTGCGACAGCCGCTGGGCAAGGCACCGGACTACAACGTCTGA